TTTTGTATAATAATTATCGAAAGTAGTTATAGGGTTATGATGGAAAATCATGAAGGTGAAGGTGGAGAGTTCTCTTATACATATAAGAATTATGGTAGAGTTCATGGATTTATAGTAGGTTGGTTTTTACTATTAGCCTATTTAACTATGATTCCTTTAAATAGTACTGCTTTTCCTTTAGTAATAAATAAAATATTTGGAAATGTTTTGGAATATGGATATTTATATACTATTGCAGGATATGAAGTTTATTTAGGTGAAGTTTTAATGTCTAATTTAATTGTACTATTATTTGCATATTTAAATATAAAAGGATTAAAGGAATCTAGTAAAGTTCAAAATATGATTATACTTACTTTAGTTATTTTAGTATTTTCAATTTTTACTACTATGTTTTTAAAGGCTGATAGAAGTATTATACAAAATAATTATATTTTAAACTATAGGTTTAATTTAGGAGAAGTGTCAAAGGTTCTTGCAATAGTGCCTTTTCTTTTTGTAGGTTTTGATTCTATACCCCAAATAAGTAAAGAGTTTAATTTTAGTGCTAAAAAGGCTTCTTTTATAACTGTAATATCTTTAATATTAGCTAGTACGATGTACAATATATTAAATATTACTACTGCCTTAATGTATTCTCCAGAAGAAGCTGTAGCCTTAGACTGGGCTTTAGGTACAGGAATATTAACTAATTTAGGTAGGACTGGATTTTTATTATTAGTAATAGCTTTAAGCGCTGCTGTTACAAGTGGAATTAATGGATTTATGATATGTACCAGTAAGTTAATGGGCTCAATAGCCAATTATAATATGCTTCCTAAAGAGTTTGGATTAACAAATAAAAACGGAGTCTTTAAAAACACAATTGTATTTGCAACAATTATTAGCTTAATGGCTCCTTGGTTCGGGCGAGAGGTTATTTTATGGATTGTAGATATGTCTTCTTTAGGTGCAGCTATTGCTTATCTGTATGTTTGCTTAATATCTATCAAAAAAGGTGAAAGTACATTTAGAAAAGTTGTATCAGCCTTAGGAGTGGTTATAAGCACTTCATTTATATTACTACTTTTAATTCCGAGTTCTCCAGCCACATTGGGAAAAGAGTCCTTAATAGCATTAGTTTGCTGGATAATCCTAGGAATAGGATTTTATGCAAAAGTAGTACCTGGCTATGAGGTTTAAGGCCCTGAAAAATAGAATGGAATTGATATTAAATAATATAAAAAGCCTTTGGGATTTTCCAGGGCTTTTTTATATTACTATTTTAACGAAAAAAAGCATAAAACATTTGAATGTGCAATATTTTTCCAATATAATATAAATAAGTAATGCATAAAAAATTAATAGTAAAGAGGTGACTTATATGGCAAATTTATTAATTGTTGAGGATGAAGCGCTAGTTGCTAATGGACTAGCGAAAATGGTTAGGTCTATAAACAATGATATAGAAGTATCCATAACTGGTTATGCCCAAGAAGCCTTAAATTATGCAAAAAATATTAATTATGACGCATTTTTATTAGACATTCAACTTAAAGATTACTCAGGATTTGAATTAGCTAAAGAGATAAGGAGTATTGATTATTACAAGTTAACCCCTATTATATTTATCACTGCAATTCCTACAAGGGAGTTAGTAGCCTTTAAGGAGATACATTGCTATGATTATATAATAAAGCCTTTTAAAGAAAGGGAAGTAAAGGATGCCTTAGAAACTATAATTAACTATGGAATTAAAAAAGACAAGAAAAGAGCAGAACTTAAGCTGAAACAAAAAGATTACCATTATATTATAGCTCAAGATGAAATTGTTCATATTGAATCTAGATATGGAAAAGTAATTATTACAACTATAAAAGAACAGATTGATTTACCTAGGTATACTTTAAAGGGATTAATGGACAACCTTACCGATAATTTTATTCAATGTCATAGAGGATATATAGTAAATACAGATTATATTGAAAAGGTTGATAAGTCTGACTACAACATCTATCTTAAAGGAATAGAGTTTCCTATACCAATTGGTAGGAAATATAAAGATTATTTAAGGAGTAAAGATCTATGGGATTAGTTGAATTAACTATAATGAGTTTTTTTGATATT
This sequence is a window from Tissierellales bacterium. Protein-coding genes within it:
- a CDS encoding APC family permease; translated protein: MKEMNSDLGKIDVFSIVLGSIIGWGSFMLPGTKFLKEAGVINTAIGLFLGAFCIIIIESSYRVMMENHEGEGGEFSYTYKNYGRVHGFIVGWFLLLAYLTMIPLNSTAFPLVINKIFGNVLEYGYLYTIAGYEVYLGEVLMSNLIVLLFAYLNIKGLKESSKVQNMIILTLVILVFSIFTTMFLKADRSIIQNNYILNYRFNLGEVSKVLAIVPFLFVGFDSIPQISKEFNFSAKKASFITVISLILASTMYNILNITTALMYSPEEAVALDWALGTGILTNLGRTGFLLLVIALSAAVTSGINGFMICTSKLMGSIANYNMLPKEFGLTNKNGVFKNTIVFATIISLMAPWFGREVILWIVDMSSLGAAIAYLYVCLISIKKGESTFRKVVSALGVVISTSFILLLLIPSSPATLGKESLIALVCWIILGIGFYAKVVPGYEV
- a CDS encoding LytTR family DNA-binding domain-containing protein; the protein is MANLLIVEDEALVANGLAKMVRSINNDIEVSITGYAQEALNYAKNINYDAFLLDIQLKDYSGFELAKEIRSIDYYKLTPIIFITAIPTRELVAFKEIHCYDYIIKPFKEREVKDALETIINYGIKKDKKRAELKLKQKDYHYIIAQDEIVHIESRYGKVIITTIKEQIDLPRYTLKGLMDNLTDNFIQCHRGYIVNTDYIEKVDKSDYNIYLKGIEFPIPIGRKYKDYLRSKDLWD